In Apium graveolens cultivar Ventura chromosome 10, ASM990537v1, whole genome shotgun sequence, the following are encoded in one genomic region:
- the LOC141689185 gene encoding dolichyl-diphosphooligosaccharide--protein glycosyltransferase subunit 4A: MFDDQDLGFFANFLGIFIFVLVIAYHFVMADPKYEGN, from the coding sequence ATGTTTGATGATCAGGACTTGGGATTTTTCGCCAATTTTCTTGGCATTTTTATATTTGTTTTGGTAATTGCATACCATTTTGTGATGGCTGATCCCAAGTATGAAGGCAACTAG